One genomic segment of Candidatus Cloacimonadota bacterium includes these proteins:
- the truA gene encoding tRNA pseudouridine(38-40) synthase TruA, producing MRYLIKMAYDGSCFIGWQKQKQGRSIQSVMERALEQFSGKPVALIAAGRTDTGVHALAQYAHFDYDGRMTMEQMLKAFRRWLPDDVKVLQIWQISEDFSARYQACERQYKYLLSKDRDPFNRTYSGFIPHLRIRLEPMQEAAQRMLGSHDFSSFGRLNPEVPNHICEIKEINITEDNDYFTFFIRADRFLHNMVRRIVGTLANISHFSLSPDTIDRLLAEQCPRQNLVTTAPAEGLYLVGVKYPSELLDGRSTCKFDDLIKRKR from the coding sequence ATGCGTTATCTCATCAAAATGGCTTATGACGGCAGCTGCTTTATCGGCTGGCAGAAGCAGAAACAAGGACGCAGCATTCAGAGTGTGATGGAAAGAGCTTTGGAGCAATTCAGCGGAAAGCCGGTAGCACTAATCGCAGCGGGGCGTACAGACACCGGAGTGCACGCTTTGGCGCAATATGCTCATTTCGACTATGATGGTAGAATGACTATGGAACAGATGCTGAAAGCCTTTCGCCGCTGGCTTCCTGATGACGTGAAGGTATTACAGATATGGCAGATAAGCGAGGACTTCTCCGCCCGTTATCAGGCCTGCGAACGGCAGTATAAGTATTTGCTCAGTAAAGACCGGGATCCCTTCAATCGCACTTACAGCGGCTTTATCCCGCATCTGAGAATCAGGCTGGAACCCATGCAGGAGGCTGCACAACGCATGCTGGGTTCTCACGACTTCAGCAGCTTTGGCCGCTTGAATCCCGAAGTGCCAAATCACATCTGCGAGATTAAAGAGATCAACATTACCGAGGATAACGATTACTTCACTTTCTTCATCCGCGCCGATCGCTTTCTGCACAATATGGTACGCCGCATTGTGGGAACATTGGCGAACATCTCTCACTTCAGCCTCAGCCCGGATACCATCGACAGGCTATTGGCAGAGCAGTGTCCGCGCCAAAACTTGGTAACCACAGCTCCTGCAGAGGGCTTGTATCTGGTAGGAGTGAAGTATCCCTCAGAACTGCTTGACGGCAGAAGCACCTGTAAATTTGATGACCTTATTAAGAGGAAACGATGA
- a CDS encoding tetratricopeptide repeat protein, which translates to MRYTRITFVLALFGMLVACGIDNTMYNANKYFKSAQDRALNANGRPTPQAVDEYTKAIQKCGIILSRNSKGKQADDALFLMARALYYKKNSAFQAKDAFENLIKGYPDSKHIPDAHLYLARVMREVNQASQSEALLEQFVRNPKYLKHHARALLLLADFEIDDEDYIRSQYWLERILTDYRKAEEFKDAFFLFGKNYYMQGDYEKSLEEFTTFTQTRGIPKLRKLEAGYYIALNLFELERYPEALKEVKYVVRNESRPDMLSRAKVLYGRILLANGDEEGLEQFEEVTKSYARTEHSAAAYYFWGRYLYFNRQDWDTSVTHLNKVRTEYSAGEYIEVASQLAAAINQTKRTLVDDNSNLQAFLDYHYQRAESFLKPIALPDSALTSYRRVISERDSIAAEADSLRLMLAEMQVEIDSLSIIVPDSLESLEALPAADSSLVTSEVEAESPDSLAAEIDTPEFTVGEADSLQDYDQNEPAPSDSLLLQPEEVTDRAPEADSLAASAEESSKEEPVDPSQVALQRLTSLRSEIQRIQDRIEPLEIALQRFDSEIIPFCNYSLYSILRDIQGSEEEAEVIRQEMNVRYPRNMYSAAINALAEGRTPSLVDPVWEEADSAFDHALDYYPEYTDSLLTAMLSFTESDFGDIRGRANYRLGWYYSFEEPDTTLAKVYLNVLLEENVPPEYAEAARRFYNGQNFLKRELDYRYYEPEDSLATVIADSLGTDAADIPDTQNETSLPDTLSQVPEIIEDAVESESDSLSLEDNTPAVPDIPDVETDAGVAPDSLSQEIPETVPEELPSPESEADPDSEQEESPSPEDIPVPLPPEEEDSSGP; encoded by the coding sequence ATGAGATACACGCGCATAACATTTGTTCTGGCACTATTTGGCATGCTTGTCGCCTGCGGGATAGACAACACCATGTACAATGCCAATAAATACTTTAAAAGCGCACAGGATCGGGCACTGAACGCCAACGGCCGCCCCACACCCCAGGCCGTGGACGAGTATACCAAAGCTATCCAGAAGTGCGGTATTATCCTGTCCCGAAACAGCAAGGGCAAGCAAGCTGATGATGCGTTGTTTCTGATGGCGCGTGCACTGTATTACAAAAAGAATTCTGCTTTTCAGGCCAAGGATGCCTTCGAGAACCTGATCAAGGGATATCCTGACAGCAAGCACATTCCAGACGCACATTTGTATCTGGCGAGAGTAATGCGCGAAGTGAATCAAGCATCACAATCCGAAGCTTTGTTGGAGCAGTTTGTCCGCAATCCCAAATACCTGAAGCATCATGCCAGAGCCCTATTGTTACTTGCGGATTTTGAGATCGACGACGAGGACTATATCCGCTCGCAGTACTGGCTGGAACGCATTTTGACGGATTATCGCAAAGCCGAAGAATTCAAGGATGCTTTTTTCCTCTTTGGCAAAAACTATTATATGCAAGGTGATTACGAGAAATCTCTGGAAGAATTCACCACCTTCACGCAAACACGCGGCATACCCAAGCTGCGCAAGCTGGAAGCCGGATATTATATAGCCTTGAACTTATTTGAATTGGAGCGCTATCCTGAGGCACTCAAAGAAGTGAAGTATGTCGTGCGAAACGAAAGCCGCCCTGATATGCTGTCTCGGGCTAAAGTCTTGTATGGCAGAATCCTCTTGGCAAATGGTGACGAAGAAGGTCTGGAGCAATTTGAAGAAGTAACCAAAAGCTATGCCCGCACCGAGCACTCCGCGGCTGCCTACTATTTCTGGGGACGATATCTTTATTTTAACCGACAGGATTGGGATACATCCGTAACTCATCTGAACAAGGTGCGCACCGAATACAGCGCCGGTGAATACATCGAAGTTGCATCCCAACTGGCAGCAGCGATAAATCAGACCAAACGAACCCTCGTGGATGACAACAGTAACTTGCAGGCTTTTCTGGATTATCATTATCAGAGAGCAGAGAGTTTTTTGAAACCCATCGCATTGCCTGATTCTGCGCTCACCAGCTATCGCAGAGTGATCTCCGAACGTGATAGCATAGCTGCAGAAGCTGATTCTCTGCGCCTGATGCTGGCAGAAATGCAGGTTGAGATCGATAGCCTGAGTATCATAGTACCGGATAGCCTTGAATCCCTGGAAGCATTACCTGCCGCGGACAGCTCGTTAGTAACCAGCGAAGTAGAAGCGGAAAGCCCGGATTCTTTGGCTGCCGAGATCGACACACCGGAATTCACTGTGGGTGAAGCTGATAGTCTGCAGGATTATGACCAGAATGAGCCGGCACCAAGCGACTCTTTACTGCTCCAGCCGGAGGAAGTAACGGATCGGGCTCCGGAGGCCGATAGCCTTGCAGCATCAGCAGAAGAATCCAGCAAGGAAGAACCGGTCGATCCATCGCAAGTAGCCTTACAGAGATTGACATCTCTCAGGTCTGAAATACAGCGCATTCAAGATAGAATAGAACCTCTGGAGATTGCGCTTCAGCGATTTGACAGCGAGATCATTCCCTTCTGCAATTATTCGTTATACAGCATCTTGCGAGACATTCAGGGGAGTGAAGAAGAAGCCGAAGTGATCCGGCAAGAGATGAATGTACGCTATCCCCGGAATATGTATTCAGCCGCCATCAACGCATTGGCAGAAGGGAGAACCCCAAGTCTGGTGGATCCGGTTTGGGAAGAGGCAGATAGCGCTTTTGACCATGCATTGGACTATTATCCCGAATATACAGATTCTTTACTGACCGCGATGTTGAGCTTCACCGAGAGTGACTTTGGGGATATACGCGGCAGGGCAAACTACCGTTTGGGCTGGTATTACAGCTTTGAAGAGCCAGATACTACGCTGGCAAAAGTTTATCTAAACGTATTGCTCGAAGAGAATGTGCCCCCGGAGTATGCGGAGGCTGCACGGCGTTTTTACAATGGGCAAAACTTCCTGAAGCGGGAGCTTGATTACCGTTATTACGAGCCGGAAGACAGCCTGGCAACGGTTATTGCGGATAGCCTGGGCACAGATGCTGCCGATATCCCGGATACACAAAACGAAACGTCATTACCGGATACTCTCTCGCAGGTGCCGGAAATCATCGAAGATGCTGTAGAAAGTGAAAGCGACAGCCTCAGCCTGGAAGATAATACACCTGCCGTGCCGGATATTCCAGACGTTGAAACCGATGCAGGGGTTGCTCCGGATAGTCTATCACAAGAAATCCCTGAGACAGTCCCTGAAGAATTGCCAAGCCCTGAAAGCGAGGCCGATCCGGACTCAGAGCAGGAAGAAAGCCCCAGCCCGGAGGATATCCCGGTTCCCCTTCCTCCCGAGGAAGAGGATAGCTCTGGCCCATGA
- the hisS gene encoding histidine--tRNA ligase, with protein sequence MMYKIPRGTFDILPSDSAKWQYVKDVFRKVAASFGYNEISTPIFEMAELFERSSGESSDVVQKEMYRFSDQKGRTFALRPEGTAPVVRSFVENHMDKSGGHSKLFYMGPMFRYDRPQAGRYRQFYQYGIELIGSNHPYFDAEVIAIEMNFLKALGLREPRLEINSVGCANCAKVYDEALQEYYRPHLAELCPDCQKRFEQKPRRLLDCKVPSCKVFRKDAPSQLDYLDPDCSQHFDQVRNYLDKMGIVYTVNPAIVRGLDYYTNTAFELIVDSLGAQNSIAGGGRYNALIGQIGGKDTPAIGFAGGFERLLLALEKEGIDLPGIPQPKVYAVAIGNAAQEAILPILQELRQAGFYAEYNPEKSSFKAQMKAADNSSAEYAIILGEDELTKGLLILKNLKNSAQESLSLSEVMRKLSL encoded by the coding sequence ATGATGTATAAAATCCCCCGAGGAACCTTTGATATCCTGCCCTCTGACAGTGCTAAATGGCAATATGTGAAGGATGTGTTTCGTAAGGTAGCCGCTAGCTTTGGTTACAACGAGATCAGCACCCCAATCTTTGAGATGGCGGAACTCTTTGAGCGTAGCTCCGGAGAAAGCTCCGATGTAGTGCAAAAAGAGATGTATCGCTTCAGCGATCAAAAAGGCAGAACCTTTGCACTGCGTCCGGAAGGAACCGCTCCTGTGGTGCGCTCTTTTGTGGAGAATCACATGGATAAAAGCGGGGGGCACAGCAAGCTTTTCTATATGGGTCCCATGTTTCGCTATGATCGCCCGCAAGCGGGACGCTACCGTCAATTCTATCAATATGGCATCGAACTGATCGGGAGCAATCATCCATATTTCGATGCTGAAGTGATTGCCATCGAAATGAACTTCCTGAAAGCACTGGGGCTCAGAGAACCCCGCCTGGAGATCAACAGCGTGGGCTGTGCCAATTGTGCAAAAGTATATGATGAAGCCCTGCAGGAGTATTATCGACCACATCTTGCTGAACTGTGTCCGGATTGTCAAAAGCGATTTGAACAGAAACCTCGCCGCTTGCTGGATTGCAAAGTTCCTTCCTGCAAGGTCTTTCGTAAAGACGCCCCATCGCAATTGGACTATCTGGATCCAGACTGCAGCCAGCACTTTGATCAGGTACGCAACTATCTAGATAAGATGGGCATTGTTTACACAGTGAATCCCGCTATTGTGCGCGGTCTGGATTATTACACAAACACGGCTTTTGAGCTGATTGTGGATTCTCTTGGCGCGCAAAACTCCATAGCTGGCGGGGGACGCTACAACGCATTGATAGGACAGATTGGCGGTAAAGACACCCCTGCCATCGGTTTTGCCGGTGGATTTGAACGCTTGCTTTTAGCTTTGGAAAAGGAAGGCATCGACCTACCGGGCATACCACAGCCCAAGGTGTATGCAGTGGCAATCGGCAATGCTGCGCAGGAGGCAATTTTACCAATACTGCAAGAACTGCGCCAAGCTGGATTTTACGCAGAATACAATCCAGAGAAAAGCTCTTTTAAGGCTCAAATGAAAGCCGCGGACAATTCCAGCGCGGAATACGCCATCATTTTGGGCGAAGATGAATTGACAAAGGGATTGCTGATCCTGAAAAACCTTAAAAACTCCGCTCAGGAAAGCCTTAGCCTGTCCGAAGTGATGAGGAAACTGAGCTTGTAG
- a CDS encoding glycosyltransferase, which yields MKILYISYFYPPLGGPAALRNLKTVKYFSEAGAEITVLTVEDIEYAYNDPSLVTGCGERHLVHVPSWDPMALLRKAFGKNRAASQMVYKRSPERLKLMIRQMAPIDDKIGWLPHLLRTGRKLLQKQDYELIYVSCGPFSSAIGAYKLAEEFHLRLVVDYRDYWTLLSDYDLMGNAFKRKLSRAWEQRILKRADFVVCATCGIRDDLAAAFDPDLIKRSFVLYNGHDERDFDGLAAGRPSSSHYSLCYFGNIYARRSLKHLYQAILELEREELVPQNLRILLSGNFNREVYDEIEHSGISERIQVMPQLSHKEALRTMQEADALILVINSSSPKGTLTSKVFEYLRLARPILAMVPQNGEAAQLLQECGITTLCPMESVSGIKECLNRLFDAPVAELQPASALAKYERGAQLRVLYQHLQDLVTTTQKV from the coding sequence ATGAAGATTCTCTATATCAGCTATTTTTATCCGCCCTTGGGGGGACCAGCAGCTTTGCGTAACCTCAAGACCGTCAAATACTTCAGCGAAGCCGGAGCAGAGATTACTGTACTTACGGTGGAAGACATCGAATACGCCTACAACGATCCGTCTCTGGTAACCGGTTGCGGAGAGCGTCATTTGGTACATGTACCTTCCTGGGATCCCATGGCACTGCTGCGCAAAGCTTTCGGAAAGAACAGAGCAGCCTCACAGATGGTCTATAAACGCAGTCCCGAACGGTTAAAACTGATGATCAGGCAAATGGCTCCCATCGACGACAAAATCGGCTGGTTGCCGCATCTACTGCGAACCGGACGCAAGCTATTGCAAAAGCAGGATTATGAACTCATCTATGTATCCTGCGGCCCTTTTTCATCGGCTATTGGAGCATATAAACTGGCAGAAGAATTTCATTTGCGCCTGGTGGTGGACTATCGGGATTACTGGACTCTGCTCTCGGATTATGATCTGATGGGCAATGCGTTCAAACGTAAGCTATCCCGGGCTTGGGAACAGCGCATCCTGAAACGGGCGGATTTTGTGGTCTGCGCCACATGCGGAATCAGAGACGATTTGGCGGCGGCATTTGATCCGGACCTGATTAAACGCAGCTTTGTATTGTATAACGGTCATGATGAAAGAGATTTTGATGGTTTGGCAGCAGGCCGGCCATCCAGTTCACATTATAGCCTCTGTTACTTCGGAAATATCTATGCCCGCCGTAGTCTGAAGCACTTGTATCAAGCAATTCTGGAGCTGGAACGGGAAGAACTGGTTCCGCAGAATCTCCGCATCCTGTTGTCTGGCAATTTCAACCGGGAAGTGTATGACGAAATAGAACATAGCGGGATCAGCGAAAGGATACAGGTGATGCCGCAGCTTAGTCACAAAGAGGCGTTGAGAACCATGCAGGAAGCGGATGCCCTGATCCTGGTGATCAACAGCAGCAGTCCCAAGGGCACCCTTACCTCAAAAGTTTTTGAATATCTGCGTTTGGCACGCCCTATCCTGGCAATGGTGCCTCAAAACGGCGAAGCGGCTCAGTTACTGCAGGAATGCGGCATTACTACGCTTTGCCCCATGGAATCGGTGTCGGGCATCAAGGAATGTCTCAATCGACTCTTTGACGCTCCAGTGGCAGAGCTTCAGCCGGCATCCGCATTGGCCAAATATGAGCGGGGAGCACAGTTGAGAGTTCTGTATCAGCACTTGCAGGACTTGGTCACAACTACACAAAAGGTATAG
- the mfd gene encoding transcription-repair coupling factor, with protein sequence MLYTKIAPYLEQSPFFQNLLPLKTDSQIYHLSQSARTLVASYIWAKTGKNIILVSQDDIIAEDLWDDLVSMVGKDNAFYLPDYEILPYEERSPHYSIRATRMITLMNNISSSIPAIYSLSIRSFLRLIPSRTSLSRHIFKLQKGDSINPDELLLRLQNMGYEIEYQVSTVYTAAKRGGILDLFSPPALHPVRIEFWGDEIMSIRSFSANTQRSISQDLSEITVIPARELSLDDVDSGSVIIAKIREKGFFEGIENYYSLLTKDLCPFADYFEADQRIFLFSNFSYITEEIGALTEQTHNQYRKELKQGSKGKIPKVKDLILSEEAFYKCKSQSESLYLSQSEFILPGIKENIRAPFSGQPAFEGDLGLLSESLIKKSQQGWQHYLLFDNPSQEKRMRQMLDVNVHYHSHIGVLHEGFELEDTKLGVFTDHEIFNRYRRKRYAPRFAPGETIIDYENLKPGDYVVHVDHGIGIFEGLKIIKLDGQEVECLVLRYANDDRVYVPTFQLSLVSKYVAEEGSAPALNKLGGAKWQHTKHKATQQIELIAADLVRLYAERSSRPGLAHAQDSAWQKELEESFIYEDTPDQARAGREIKDDMELPSPMERLLCGDVGFGKTEVAIRAAFKAVNSGYQVAVLAPTTLLTEQHYRVFKERLAQYPVRIAMLSRFRSKAMITRDVQDIASGRVDIAIGTHRLLSKDIKFPKLGLLIIDEEHRFGVRHKDRLRRIQSNVDTLYMSATPIPRTLNMALAKLKEISLMQTSPKERLPIRTIITPRDMEVIKDAIRREVDRGGQVFFVHNRVQTIETVATELRREMPDISFMVGHAQMSEHHLEEVMKAFVDREFQVLISTTIIENGIDIPNANTILIDRADTFGLAQIYQMRGRVGRSNRRAYAYLLIPKGTTEVARQRLEALTQYDFLGAGFQVALRDLELRGAGTILGTKQSGIIQAIGFNYYNRLLGRAIECVENGDTSALYAEDNPSTRQSIKTEVDLYFPPAYIDDDQERLRTYRRLSQLNSMADIEDFAEELRDRFGELPENARWLLLYFKVDLLAKQLKLKNCMVRHGIMTIEYDSANTPPKAEILRFSSRISEPLRFDAAHSLKIIIELDKELDNLAQFGRAVEILELGT encoded by the coding sequence ATGCTCTACACCAAGATCGCACCATATCTGGAACAATCCCCCTTCTTTCAGAACTTGTTACCTCTAAAAACAGACAGCCAGATCTATCATCTCAGTCAAAGCGCCCGCACCTTGGTAGCCTCGTACATCTGGGCCAAAACTGGGAAAAACATCATACTGGTATCCCAGGACGACATCATAGCAGAAGACCTGTGGGACGATTTGGTGAGTATGGTGGGCAAGGACAACGCTTTCTATCTGCCGGATTATGAGATTCTGCCCTACGAAGAGCGTTCCCCTCACTACTCTATCCGTGCTACCCGCATGATCACCCTTATGAACAACATTAGTTCTTCCATCCCTGCTATCTACAGCCTCTCGATCCGTTCTTTCCTGCGTCTGATCCCCTCCCGCACAAGCCTATCCCGCCATATCTTCAAGCTCCAGAAAGGTGACAGCATAAATCCCGATGAACTGCTATTGCGCTTACAAAACATGGGTTATGAGATAGAGTATCAGGTGTCCACGGTATATACAGCCGCCAAGCGCGGCGGCATTCTGGATCTCTTCTCACCGCCCGCACTGCATCCCGTCCGCATCGAGTTCTGGGGTGATGAGATCATGTCTATCAGGAGCTTTTCCGCCAATACACAGCGCTCCATCTCCCAAGACTTATCCGAGATCACCGTTATTCCCGCCCGCGAACTATCTCTGGATGATGTGGATTCCGGTTCTGTGATCATCGCCAAGATCCGGGAAAAGGGCTTCTTTGAGGGCATTGAAAACTATTATAGCCTGCTCACGAAGGATCTATGCCCCTTTGCAGACTATTTCGAGGCCGACCAGCGCATCTTCCTCTTCAGCAATTTCAGTTATATAACCGAAGAGATTGGAGCTTTGACAGAGCAAACCCACAATCAATACCGCAAGGAGCTGAAACAAGGCAGCAAGGGAAAGATACCTAAAGTGAAAGACCTTATCCTTAGTGAAGAAGCCTTTTACAAGTGCAAAAGCCAAAGCGAAAGCCTCTACCTGTCTCAAAGCGAATTTATCCTGCCCGGTATCAAGGAGAACATCCGCGCTCCCTTCAGTGGACAACCCGCTTTTGAAGGAGATCTGGGCTTGCTATCCGAATCTCTAATCAAAAAAAGTCAACAGGGCTGGCAGCACTATCTGCTCTTCGACAACCCCTCTCAGGAAAAGCGCATGCGCCAGATGCTCGACGTGAATGTGCACTACCACAGCCACATCGGTGTGCTACATGAAGGCTTTGAACTGGAAGATACTAAACTGGGAGTCTTCACCGATCACGAGATATTCAACCGGTATAGACGCAAACGCTATGCTCCGCGCTTCGCTCCCGGCGAAACCATCATTGATTATGAGAACCTGAAACCGGGCGACTATGTGGTTCATGTAGATCATGGAATCGGAATATTTGAAGGCCTGAAGATAATCAAACTGGACGGCCAGGAAGTGGAGTGCCTGGTATTGCGATATGCGAACGACGACAGGGTATATGTGCCCACTTTCCAGCTATCTCTAGTGAGCAAATACGTAGCCGAAGAAGGCTCTGCCCCCGCCTTGAACAAACTGGGCGGTGCCAAATGGCAGCACACAAAGCACAAAGCAACACAGCAAATAGAGCTGATCGCCGCCGATCTGGTGCGCCTCTATGCCGAACGCAGCAGCCGTCCCGGATTGGCACACGCTCAAGATTCCGCATGGCAGAAAGAGCTGGAGGAATCCTTCATCTACGAAGATACTCCCGATCAAGCCAGAGCCGGCCGCGAGATCAAAGACGACATGGAACTACCCTCTCCCATGGAGCGCTTGCTCTGCGGTGACGTTGGTTTTGGCAAGACTGAAGTGGCTATTCGCGCAGCATTCAAGGCGGTGAACAGCGGATATCAGGTTGCAGTATTGGCCCCCACAACTCTTTTAACCGAGCAGCACTACCGGGTATTCAAAGAACGCTTAGCCCAGTATCCCGTCCGCATCGCCATGCTTTCCCGCTTTCGCAGCAAGGCCATGATCACTAGAGACGTACAAGATATCGCATCCGGTAGAGTGGACATCGCCATCGGCACTCACCGCTTACTCTCCAAAGACATCAAGTTCCCAAAATTGGGTCTGCTAATCATAGATGAAGAGCATCGCTTCGGAGTGCGTCACAAAGACCGCTTACGCCGCATCCAGAGCAATGTAGACACCCTTTATATGAGCGCCACTCCCATCCCCCGAACCCTGAATATGGCCCTGGCAAAGCTAAAGGAAATCTCTTTGATGCAGACTTCTCCCAAAGAGCGCTTGCCCATCCGTACCATCATCACGCCTCGGGATATGGAAGTGATTAAAGATGCCATCCGCCGCGAAGTAGACCGCGGAGGCCAGGTTTTCTTTGTTCACAACCGCGTGCAGACCATTGAGACGGTAGCCACAGAACTGCGCCGGGAAATGCCAGATATCAGCTTCATGGTAGGTCATGCGCAGATGTCTGAGCATCACTTGGAAGAGGTCATGAAAGCCTTTGTGGATCGCGAATTCCAGGTGCTGATCTCCACTACGATCATTGAAAACGGCATCGATATCCCCAATGCAAACACCATTCTGATCGACCGTGCCGATACTTTCGGATTGGCTCAGATCTACCAAATGCGCGGCAGAGTGGGACGCAGCAATCGTCGCGCTTATGCCTATCTTTTGATTCCCAAAGGTACCACTGAGGTCGCCCGTCAACGACTGGAAGCCCTTACCCAATACGACTTTCTTGGTGCTGGATTTCAAGTGGCACTGCGTGATCTGGAACTGCGGGGAGCTGGAACGATATTGGGTACCAAACAGAGCGGCATCATCCAAGCCATCGGTTTCAATTATTACAACCGCCTCTTGGGACGCGCTATTGAATGTGTAGAAAATGGTGACACATCGGCACTGTATGCCGAAGACAATCCTTCCACCAGACAAAGCATCAAAACCGAAGTAGACCTCTATTTCCCTCCCGCATACATCGACGACGATCAGGAGCGACTGAGAACCTATCGTCGCTTGAGTCAACTGAATAGCATGGCAGACATCGAAGACTTTGCCGAAGAGCTAAGAGACCGCTTTGGTGAGCTGCCCGAAAACGCCCGTTGGCTCTTGCTGTATTTCAAAGTAGATCTGTTGGCAAAGCAGTTGAAACTGAAGAATTGCATGGTGAGACACGGCATCATGACGATTGAGTATGACTCTGCCAACACTCCCCCCAAAGCGGAGATTCTGCGCTTCAGTTCCCGGATAAGCGAGCCGCTGCGCTTCGATGCGGCACACAGTCTGAAGATCATCATAGAACTCGATAAAGAATTGGATAATCTGGCGCAATTTGGACGAGCTGTGGAGATATTGGAACTGGGGACTTAG
- the hutH gene encoding histidine ammonia-lyase, with protein MQEIIIDGNSLNLEAVAQVALEHAPIRLSEESIAKVKRCREYVESIIAKGDIVYGLTTGFGKFSTVCIEKENIAELQVNLIRSHAVSVGEPYNEPITRAIMLLRIAVLAKGHSGIRIETLQTLVQMLNSGIHPVIPMRGSVGASGDLSPLSHLALVLIGEGEAKYKGEKMSGAEAMQKAGIQTVKLEAKEGLALNNGTQVMAAIGVLSLIQAENLCKQADILAAMSIDGLLGTPNAMNPLVHALRPHPGQLASARNIHKLLENSPLRKSHRNCPNVQDAYSLRCTPQVHGAVRDALTYVRGVLEIEINSATDNPLIFPEEKQVISGGNFHGEPLAIALDSMAIAISELANISERRMEQMLNPALSRGLPPFLAHRPGLDSGYMIIQLTAASAISENKVLAHPASVDSIPTSANQEDHVSMGSVSAIKLMQIIENVSTVLAIEWMIAAQAIDLRQKPSSSALEMVKARLREFSPQLAEDRVMYPELHKSVAAIKANAVLTAVEQSGIEID; from the coding sequence ATGCAAGAAATCATCATCGATGGCAATAGTCTAAACCTGGAAGCGGTTGCGCAAGTAGCGCTTGAGCATGCGCCGATCCGCCTTTCTGAAGAGAGCATTGCCAAGGTAAAACGTTGCCGTGAATATGTGGAAAGTATCATCGCCAAAGGCGATATAGTATATGGTCTTACAACCGGTTTTGGCAAGTTCAGCACTGTATGCATAGAGAAGGAAAACATTGCAGAGCTGCAAGTTAACCTCATCCGAAGCCATGCCGTAAGCGTAGGCGAACCTTATAATGAACCCATTACCCGTGCCATCATGCTATTGCGTATTGCAGTATTGGCAAAAGGTCATTCAGGCATTCGCATCGAAACCTTACAAACACTTGTGCAGATGCTGAATTCCGGCATCCACCCCGTGATCCCAATGCGCGGATCGGTAGGAGCAAGCGGTGATCTGTCACCCCTGTCCCACCTCGCTTTGGTGCTAATCGGTGAAGGCGAAGCGAAATATAAGGGTGAAAAGATGAGCGGTGCGGAAGCAATGCAAAAAGCCGGAATCCAGACGGTGAAGCTGGAAGCTAAAGAAGGTTTGGCCTTGAACAACGGCACTCAGGTGATGGCTGCTATCGGTGTGCTGAGTTTGATCCAGGCCGAAAACCTCTGCAAACAGGCAGATATCCTGGCTGCAATGAGTATCGACGGACTGTTGGGAACTCCCAATGCCATGAATCCTCTGGTACACGCCCTGCGTCCGCATCCGGGACAGTTGGCCTCAGCGCGGAACATCCACAAGCTTTTGGAAAACAGTCCCTTGCGCAAGAGTCACAGAAATTGTCCCAATGTTCAGGATGCCTATTCATTGAGATGTACACCTCAAGTGCATGGTGCGGTACGGGACGCTTTGACTTATGTGCGCGGTGTGTTGGAGATCGAGATCAATTCTGCCACAGACAATCCTTTGATCTTCCCTGAAGAAAAGCAGGTGATTTCCGGGGGGAACTTCCACGGAGAGCCGCTTGCAATCGCCCTGGACAGTATGGCCATCGCCATCAGTGAACTGGCAAACATCAGTGAACGGCGCATGGAACAAATGCTGAATCCCGCCTTATCACGTGGGTTACCGCCGTTTTTGGCACATCGTCCTGGATTGGATTCCGGATACATGATCATCCAACTTACCGCAGCCTCAGCGATCTCTGAAAACAAAGTATTGGCTCACCCCGCCTCGGTTGACAGCATCCCTACCTCGGCAAATCAAGAGGATCACGTATCCATGGGCTCGGTATCGGCCATCAAGCTAATGCAGATAATCGAGAACGTGAGCACTGTTTTGGCGATTGAGTGGATGATTGCCGCTCAAGCCATCGATCTAAGACAAAAGCCAAGTTCTTCTGCGCTGGAGATGGTAAAAGCTCGCTTACGTGAGTTTTCACCGCAATTGGCGGAGGACCGGGTGATGTATCCTGAGCTGCATAAAAGCGTTGCAGCCATCAAAGCAAACGCTGTGTTGACAGCGGTGGAGCAAAGCGGAATAGAAATCGATTGA